Proteins encoded in a region of the Clostridium beijerinckii genome:
- a CDS encoding Crp/Fnr family transcriptional regulator — protein sequence MNNRIEIASVNRLEDIKSLYKVYPVLYEINKKNNEVINEQANFKTLYADEYVEATEKACKGILFVIKGVIKIQKINKNGEETNLYNISQGEFCHEALSCLSDLESLNITGKAIQDSKICIIPFEVVKKYFINDNVFLLYIYKDLYNKFNTIIGNKEEIIHESLETRLIKLLISKKSKIIYATHSELAFEIDSVREVISRKLKNLEKLGYIKLERGKIIILKDLNKILKDN from the coding sequence GTGAATAATAGGATTGAAATAGCAAGTGTGAATAGGTTGGAAGATATAAAATCTCTATATAAGGTATATCCGGTGCTATATGAGATTAATAAAAAGAATAATGAAGTAATAAACGAACAAGCCAATTTTAAAACTTTATACGCTGATGAATATGTAGAAGCTACAGAGAAAGCATGTAAAGGGATATTATTTGTTATAAAAGGTGTAATAAAAATACAAAAAATTAATAAGAATGGTGAAGAAACTAATCTTTATAATATAAGCCAAGGTGAATTTTGTCATGAAGCCTTAAGCTGCTTATCAGATTTGGAATCACTAAATATAACAGGTAAGGCAATTCAAGATTCTAAGATATGTATAATTCCTTTTGAAGTGGTTAAAAAATATTTTATTAATGATAATGTCTTCTTATTATATATATATAAAGACTTGTATAATAAGTTTAATACTATCATAGGGAATAAAGAAGAAATTATTCATGAATCTCTTGAAACAAGGCTTATAAAATTATTAATAAGCAAGAAAAGCAAAATAATTTATGCGACTCATAGTGAATTGGCTTTTGAAATTGATTCGGTTCGTGAAGTTATAAGTAGAAAGCTAAAGAATTTAGAAAAGCTTGGGTATATAAAATTAGAAAGAGGTAAAATAATCATACTTAAGGATTTAAATAAAATATTAAAAGACAATTAG
- a CDS encoding rhodanese-like domain-containing protein produces MFEFLKKDDGRVINVNEIDDLIGKVELIDIREEYEYKGGSIKSAKNIPMGELLDEPEKYLNKSKEYYIMCQSGGRSARACSNLRNQGFKVINVAGGMGSYIGNKRK; encoded by the coding sequence GTGTTTGAATTTTTAAAAAAAGATGATGGAAGAGTTATTAATGTAAATGAAATTGATGATTTAATAGGAAAAGTTGAATTGATTGATATAAGAGAAGAATATGAGTATAAAGGTGGAAGTATAAAAAGTGCAAAAAATATTCCTATGGGAGAACTTTTAGATGAACCAGAAAAATACTTAAATAAAAGCAAAGAATATTATATAATGTGCCAATCTGGGGGAAGAAGTGCAAGAGCGTGCAGCAATCTAAGAAATCAGGGTTTCAAGGTTATAAATGTTGCAGGTGGAATGGGCTCATATATAGGAAACAAAAGAAAATAA
- a CDS encoding C-GCAxxG-C-C family protein: MNKVIEFHKEGYNCAESILKAFNEDTGSEIPIAIASPFGGGMTIGSTCGAITGTLMAVGALKGRNSSEEKNNSRVLTKEIINKVKEKYGTLECIELKKKGVTCDEIIEYAYNILNEYAK, encoded by the coding sequence ATGAATAAAGTTATCGAATTTCATAAAGAAGGTTATAATTGTGCAGAATCTATACTTAAAGCATTTAATGAAGATACAGGATCTGAGATTCCAATTGCAATAGCAAGTCCTTTTGGCGGAGGTATGACTATTGGAAGTACATGTGGAGCAATCACTGGAACTTTAATGGCAGTAGGTGCATTAAAAGGAAGAAATAGCAGTGAAGAAAAAAATAATTCAAGAGTATTAACTAAAGAAATTATAAATAAGGTTAAAGAGAAATATGGTACTCTTGAGTGTATTGAGCTTAAGAAGAAGGGTGTAACTTGTGATGAGATTATAGAATATGCTTATAATATTTTGAATGAATATGCAAAATAG
- the ablB gene encoding putative beta-lysine N-acetyltransferase, producing the protein MRASRCELNNTFYAKIDRTKILVDLPNKRIKIIDFNTISTQNLKRIIHFASKQHLSKILCNCDTKSFETFINAGFNSEGKISGYFKGNDAFCMSYFINSDRKVCSNFARKELLIKECQNVRNTYAHQKNNLGYLIRNANKNDIKEMIDLFSTVFLTYQSPIYDEEYLKQTMNDKVLYKVAVYNGKIISIASADMNKENLNAEITDCATHPSYRGIGILSNIIYSLESDLKAKGFLCLYSLSRSINPSINFVLSKHNYNFAGRLVNNCNICGTFEDMNLWVKNINSTSF; encoded by the coding sequence ATGAGAGCTAGTAGATGTGAATTAAATAATACTTTTTACGCAAAAATAGATCGGACTAAAATATTAGTAGATTTGCCTAACAAGAGAATAAAAATAATTGACTTTAATACTATATCAACGCAAAACTTAAAAAGAATAATTCACTTTGCATCAAAACAACATTTAAGTAAAATTCTTTGTAATTGTGACACAAAATCCTTTGAAACTTTTATTAATGCTGGATTCAATTCCGAAGGGAAGATTAGTGGATATTTTAAAGGTAACGATGCTTTTTGTATGTCATATTTTATTAACAGCGATAGAAAAGTTTGCAGCAATTTTGCAAGAAAAGAACTCTTAATAAAAGAATGTCAGAATGTTAGAAACACATATGCGCATCAAAAAAACAATTTAGGATACCTTATTCGAAACGCAAATAAAAATGATATAAAAGAAATGATAGATTTGTTTTCCACCGTTTTTTTAACTTATCAATCACCTATTTATGATGAAGAATATTTAAAACAAACAATGAATGATAAAGTTCTATACAAAGTTGCCGTATATAATGGAAAAATAATCAGCATAGCCTCAGCAGATATGAATAAAGAAAATTTGAATGCTGAAATAACTGACTGTGCTACTCATCCATCTTATAGAGGAATAGGCATATTATCAAACATCATTTATTCTTTAGAATCAGACTTAAAGGCTAAGGGTTTTCTCTGTTTATATAGTTTATCTAGATCAATAAATCCTAGCATTAACTTTGTTCTAAGTAAACATAATTATAATTTTGCTGGCAGACTAGTAAACAATTGTAATATATGCGGTACCTTTGAAGACATGAACCTTTGGGTAAAAAACATAAATAGTACAAGCTTTTAA
- a CDS encoding S8 family peptidase: MPSFKKCNLYYAGFPNYLVQYRGDFQGQIDNISYACGDKITDTIAVISIAPEDLNRLMKDVPSILYVNPRSRYVLQEVSPSSVDNINAIKINPYLDLNGRGVLIGMVYSGIEYLNEEFIREDDTSRIVSLWDQTVPDSTDTSVYIGRTFSNAEITNAIKAYRNNQDPYLIVPSRDEVGHGTQMAGIIGARGYNVDVQGVASGCEFVIVKLFESINFRNELQANGIPYTPVYNDSEVLAAIYYLQSVAVRLNRPMVIYMGVGTTEGSHDGNNLLSRYLTSIGKLRGIVTVTGVGNEGASEGHTSGIIKQTGDVVSIELRVPREMKYFSFTIWLIKPNRASINVISPNGESSKFIKAKANEIQNVNFVFFKTQMTVRYYVPEHFTGHEAISISFDSIKAGIWTFQLRGDYITDGRYHIWLPPQKTLPENTRFLQADPFTTLTIPSTARSVVTTAYYGNDNALVAASGKGPNVNTYVQNPDIATLGADILATNIGGKTTTVSGSSVAAAIIAGACALLLQWGIVNGNDRTMFAAKVIAYLVLGADRSNLAYRYPTREIGYGFFDLLGTFNIISRSYRMDLGLENRSRADWKMGDNYIEYSVKALFIRIPK; encoded by the coding sequence GTGCCTAGTTTTAAAAAATGCAATTTATATTATGCAGGATTTCCTAATTATTTAGTGCAATATAGGGGAGATTTTCAGGGACAAATTGATAATATATCATATGCCTGTGGCGACAAAATTACTGATACAATTGCAGTAATTTCTATAGCACCAGAAGATTTAAACCGTTTAATGAAGGATGTTCCATCAATTCTTTATGTAAATCCTAGAAGCAGATACGTATTACAAGAAGTCTCGCCATCAAGTGTAGATAATATCAATGCAATCAAAATTAATCCATACTTAGACTTAAACGGAAGAGGCGTGCTTATCGGTATGGTTTACAGTGGAATAGAATATTTAAATGAAGAATTTATAAGAGAGGATGATACTTCAAGAATAGTAAGTCTTTGGGATCAGACGGTACCAGATTCTACCGACACATCAGTTTATATTGGAAGAACATTTAGCAATGCAGAAATTACTAATGCAATCAAAGCTTATAGAAATAATCAAGATCCATATCTAATTGTCCCATCAAGGGATGAAGTGGGACATGGAACACAGATGGCTGGTATTATTGGCGCAAGAGGTTATAATGTTGATGTTCAAGGTGTTGCATCAGGATGCGAATTTGTAATTGTTAAGCTTTTTGAATCCATCAATTTTAGAAACGAGCTTCAAGCAAATGGTATTCCTTATACACCAGTATATAATGATTCAGAAGTTTTAGCAGCAATATATTATTTACAAAGTGTTGCAGTAAGACTGAATAGGCCTATGGTTATATATATGGGTGTAGGTACAACCGAAGGCAGTCATGATGGTAATAATCTACTTTCAAGGTATTTAACTTCTATTGGAAAACTTAGAGGTATTGTTACAGTTACTGGTGTCGGAAATGAAGGAGCGTCAGAAGGTCATACTTCTGGAATCATAAAGCAAACGGGAGATGTGGTTTCTATTGAATTGAGAGTACCTAGGGAGATGAAATATTTTTCTTTCACAATTTGGTTGATAAAACCCAATAGAGCATCTATAAATGTGATTTCGCCTAATGGAGAATCATCAAAATTTATTAAAGCTAAGGCGAATGAAATACAAAATGTTAATTTTGTATTTTTTAAGACTCAAATGACTGTAAGATATTATGTTCCTGAGCATTTCACTGGCCATGAAGCCATATCAATTAGCTTTGATAGCATAAAAGCAGGAATATGGACCTTTCAGCTAAGGGGAGATTATATAACAGATGGTAGGTATCATATATGGTTACCGCCACAAAAAACATTGCCAGAAAATACGAGATTTCTTCAAGCAGATCCATTTACTACATTGACAATACCATCTACTGCTCGAAGTGTAGTCACAACAGCCTATTATGGAAATGACAATGCTTTGGTTGCAGCATCTGGAAAGGGTCCTAATGTCAATACATATGTACAAAACCCAGATATAGCTACTTTGGGTGCAGATATATTAGCAACCAATATAGGAGGCAAGACTACTACTGTTTCTGGCAGTTCAGTAGCAGCTGCTATAATAGCAGGAGCTTGTGCACTTTTATTGCAATGGGGGATTGTCAATGGAAATGATAGAACTATGTTTGCAGCAAAAGTCATAGCGTATTTAGTTCTAGGTGCAGATAGGAGTAATTTAGCTTATAGATATCCAACTAGAGAAATTGGATATGGTTTTTTCGATTTACTAGGCACTTTTAATATAATTAGTAGAAGCTATAGAATGGATTTAGGTCTAGAAAATAGATCAAGGGCAGACTGGAAAATGGGGGATAATTATATTGAATATAGTGTAAAAGCATTATTTATAAGAATTCCTAAATAG
- a CDS encoding N-acetylmuramoyl-L-alanine amidase family protein, with protein MNRNIKRIVALTIAATAFSAIVPATSLTLTTIAYASTGDLSSIKLKTSSGSTIKTYSEDDYKSKNEVDNGELKNNETYYAKTSSSKIKLSVNGADSSNVRIFKGRTSSIKGVKTGSTIELSKGSTTVLTIRTYNDDPGTVKYSDDSYSSQYTIRVKCTASSSSDDEDDNKDVYLKSISLSEGDLSFSKNTSDYSVNVSGSVDEIKITAKPDCDSDEYDDYEVKIDGSIVDESDKFRKTVSLNKGKNDIKITVKNDDDKRTYTLNIYRGGSGNNSNSSDTPLPTKNIKTNQWVQVNGRWQYNDSIGNPVKNNWIRNYYLQSDGNMATGWLNYGGTWYYLGSDGAKKAGWQLVNGNWYYMDSEGRMQTGWIKDVSGKYYYLYSNGAMAYNTTIGGYRLGSNGAWIK; from the coding sequence ATGAATAGAAATATTAAAAGAATAGTTGCATTAACAATTGCGGCAACTGCCTTTAGTGCAATTGTACCAGCAACAAGCTTAACTTTAACTACAATAGCTTATGCGTCAACAGGTGATTTATCAAGTATTAAATTAAAAACATCAAGTGGAAGCACAATAAAGACCTATAGTGAGGATGACTATAAAAGTAAAAATGAAGTTGATAATGGTGAGTTGAAAAATAATGAAACGTATTACGCTAAGACTTCATCTAGTAAAATAAAACTAAGTGTAAATGGTGCTGACTCAAGTAATGTTAGAATCTTTAAAGGAAGAACAAGTTCTATTAAAGGTGTAAAAACAGGTAGCACTATTGAATTATCTAAAGGATCAACAACAGTTCTTACAATAAGAACATATAACGATGATCCAGGAACGGTCAAATACAGTGATGATTCATATTCTAGTCAGTACACTATTAGGGTGAAGTGTACAGCAAGTTCTTCTAGTGATGATGAAGATGATAATAAAGATGTGTATTTGAAGAGCATCTCACTTAGTGAAGGGGATTTGAGTTTTTCTAAAAATACTTCTGATTACAGTGTAAATGTTTCTGGATCTGTTGATGAAATTAAAATAACTGCAAAGCCAGATTGTGATAGTGATGAGTATGATGATTATGAAGTAAAAATAGATGGAAGTATTGTAGATGAAAGCGATAAATTTAGAAAAACAGTATCTTTAAATAAAGGAAAGAATGATATAAAGATAACTGTTAAAAATGATGATGATAAGAGAACATACACATTGAATATTTATAGAGGCGGAAGTGGAAATAACTCTAATAGCAGTGATACACCATTGCCAACTAAGAATATTAAAACAAATCAATGGGTACAGGTCAATGGAAGATGGCAATACAACGATTCTATAGGTAATCCAGTAAAGAATAATTGGATACGTAATTACTACTTACAATCAGATGGAAACATGGCCACAGGGTGGTTAAACTATGGAGGTACATGGTATTATTTAGGTAGCGACGGAGCAAAAAAAGCAGGCTGGCAATTAGTTAATGGTAATTGGTACTATATGGATTCAGAAGGAAGAATGCAAACAGGATGGATTAAGGATGTGTCTGGAAAGTATTATTACTTATATAGTAATGGAGCTATGGCATACAATACCACTATTGGTGGGTATAGATTAGGATCTAATGGTGCTTGGATTAAATAG
- a CDS encoding S8 family peptidase, which translates to MPSFKKCSLYYGELPNYLVQYRGDFRGQMDKVSYACGDAITDTIAVISASPEDLVRLMRDVPSILYIDPRSKYVLQDISPSSVDNINAIKINPYLDLDGRGVLIGMVDTGIDYLNEEFIREDDTSRIISLWDQTIPDSEDTSVYIGKTFNNEEITNAVKAYRNKQDPYLIVPSRDEVGHGTQMAGIIGARGYNADVQGIASGCEFVIVKLYESMEFREELIANGIPYTPVYNDSEILSAIDYLKNTSVSLNRPMVIYIGVGTTEGSHDGNNLISRYISSLGRLRGVITVAGVGNEGASEGHASGIIKQTGDIVSIELRISKEMKYFSFTIWVIKPNRASINVISPNGESSKFIKAKANEVQDVNFVFFRTRMTVRYYVPEYFTGHEAIAINFDSIKAGIWTLQLRGDYITDGRYHIWLPPQKTLPENTRFLQADPFTTLTIPSTARGVATIAYYGNDNALVAASGKGPNVNIDINNPDLATLGMDVLTTKVGGGTTTVSGSSVAAAIISGACALLLQWGVVNGNDKTMFSAKVIAYLILGADRSNTTYRYPNREIGYGFFDLLGTFNIISRSYRMNLDLKEKDEVIMEKNCIEYSVRNLFIRLPKTNMEI; encoded by the coding sequence GTGCCTAGTTTTAAGAAATGTAGTTTATATTATGGAGAACTGCCTAATTATTTAGTTCAATATAGAGGAGATTTTAGAGGTCAAATGGACAAAGTATCATATGCGTGTGGAGATGCAATTACTGATACTATCGCAGTTATATCTGCTTCGCCAGAAGACTTGGTTAGATTGATGAGGGATGTGCCATCGATTCTTTACATAGATCCTAGAAGTAAGTACGTATTACAAGATATATCTCCGTCAAGTGTAGATAATATAAATGCAATTAAAATCAATCCTTACTTGGACTTAGATGGTAGAGGTGTACTTATAGGCATGGTTGACACTGGAATAGATTATTTAAATGAAGAATTTATAAGGGAAGATGATACTTCAAGAATAATAAGCCTTTGGGATCAAACTATTCCTGATTCTGAAGATACTTCAGTTTACATAGGAAAAACTTTTAATAATGAAGAGATTACTAATGCAGTCAAAGCTTATAGAAATAAACAGGATCCATATTTAATAGTACCTTCAAGAGATGAAGTTGGGCATGGAACTCAAATGGCCGGTATCATTGGAGCAAGGGGGTATAATGCTGATGTTCAAGGGATAGCTTCTGGATGCGAGTTTGTGATTGTAAAGCTTTATGAGTCCATGGAATTCAGGGAAGAGCTCATAGCGAATGGTATTCCATATACACCAGTATATAATGATTCAGAGATTTTATCAGCAATAGATTATTTGAAAAATACTTCGGTAAGCCTTAATAGACCAATGGTCATATATATTGGAGTTGGAACAACAGAAGGTAGTCATGATGGTAATAACTTAATTTCGAGGTATATATCATCTCTGGGGAGGCTTAGAGGGGTAATTACAGTTGCAGGTGTTGGGAATGAAGGAGCTTCGGAAGGCCATGCTTCTGGAATTATAAAGCAAACAGGGGATATAGTTTCTATCGAATTAAGAATATCAAAGGAAATGAAATATTTTTCATTTACAATTTGGGTAATAAAACCTAATAGAGCATCTATAAATGTAATTTCGCCTAATGGAGAATCATCTAAATTTATCAAAGCAAAGGCAAATGAAGTACAAGATGTTAATTTTGTGTTTTTTAGGACTCGAATGACTGTGAGATATTATGTGCCGGAATATTTTACAGGCCATGAAGCAATAGCCATAAATTTTGATAGCATAAAGGCTGGAATATGGACATTGCAGCTACGAGGAGATTATATAACTGATGGAAGATATCACATTTGGCTACCGCCGCAGAAAACATTGCCAGAGAATACAAGATTTCTTCAAGCAGATCCATTTACTACACTAACAATACCATCTACAGCTAGAGGAGTAGCCACAATAGCTTATTATGGAAATGATAATGCTTTGGTTGCAGCATCTGGAAAAGGTCCAAATGTTAATATTGATATAAATAACCCAGATTTAGCAACTTTAGGGATGGATGTATTAACTACAAAAGTAGGAGGGGGAACTACAACTGTTTCTGGCAGCTCGGTGGCTGCGGCAATAATTTCTGGGGCTTGCGCACTTTTGTTACAGTGGGGAGTTGTTAATGGAAATGACAAAACCATGTTTTCAGCGAAAGTTATAGCATATTTGATTTTGGGTGCTGATAGAAGTAACACGACATATAGATATCCTAATAGAGAAATAGGATATGGATTTTTTGATTTACTTGGTACATTTAATATTATTAGCCGAAGTTATAGAATGAACTTAGATTTAAAAGAAAAGGATGAAGTCATCATGGAGAAAAACTGTATTGAATATAGTGTAAGAAATCTATTTATAAGACTTCCGAAAACAAATATGGAAATATAA
- a CDS encoding CDIF630_02480 family spore surface protein has protein sequence MTNKFKEKFVAMPIEKHDAAAWANMEDAQPVSNVNIPSEVQVRNAKEYVDTNQK, from the coding sequence ATGACAAATAAATTTAAAGAAAAATTTGTTGCAATGCCAATAGAAAAGCATGATGCAGCAGCATGGGCTAATATGGAAGACGCGCAACCTGTATCTAATGTGAACATTCCTAGCGAAGTACAAGTTAGAAATGCAAAAGAATATGTAGATACAAATCAAAAGTAA
- the nifJ gene encoding pyruvate:ferredoxin (flavodoxin) oxidoreductase has product MQKVTKTMDGNQAAAYASYNFTEVAAIYPITPSTPMAEGVDEWSAHGKKNMFNQPVKVAEMQSEAGAAGAVHGSLQAGALTTTYTASQGLLLMIPNMYKMAGELLPAVFHVTARAIATHALSIFGDHQDVMATRQTGFAMLASSSVQEVMDLACIAHLSAIKGRVPFTHFFDGFRTSHEYQKIEVPDFGEVTKLVDKAALKAFRDRALNPEHPVARGTAQNPDIYFQGREAQNPFFNAIPDIVEDYMKELKNITGREYHPFDYHGDPEAERIIIAIGSVCDTISEVVDYLMEKGEKVGMIKVHLYRPFCDKYFFNVLPKSVKKIAVLDRTKEPGAPAEPLYLDVTKLFYNKDNKPVIVGGRYGLASKDTRPSQIISVFGNLNSDNPKDNFTIGIVDDITNTSLAEGEIIDTTPQGTISCKFWGLGSDGTVGANKSAIKIIGDNTDLYAQAYFSYDSKKSGGTTVSHLRFGKSPIKSPYLVYNADYVACHNKSFIYNFDVLKGLKKNGIFVLNCPWDKDEIEDKLPAPYKRYIAKNNIKFYTIDAIAIAGEIGLGNRINMIMQSAFFKLANVIPVEDAVKYLKDSISHLYGKKGDKIVKMNHDAVDRGIDSLNEITIPESWANVEDSDKPIKDEPDFVKNIQRPLARHEGDELPTSAFVGMEDGTFPLGTTAYEKRGIAVNVPEWQTDKCIQCGQCAFICPHATIRQFLVDENEKENAPKDFITKKAAGKGLENYGYRIQVAPLDCTGCGNCADVCPAPGKALIMKPSEEQILEQAENWEYAMRLTPKEDLIDRNTLKGSQLVRPLLEFNGACPGCGETPYIRLLTQLFGERMIIANATGCSSIWGASSPSIAYTTNAEGRGPAWANSLFEDNAEFGYGIFLGVKQIREKLADLMNEGLESPDFNDDVKDAFREWLNNFNDGEGSKSASARVLEVLGGDEMGNGLTKEILERKDYLVKKSHWIIGGDGWAYDIGYGGVDQVLAMGDDVNIFVMDTEIYSNTGGQASKSTQTAQVAKFAAAGKKTRKKDLGLMAMSYGYVYVAQIAMGANMNHALKVIAEAEKYPGPSIIIAYAPCISHGIKVGMGNSIKEEKKAVESGYWHLYRYNPLLKEEGKNPFLLESKEPSAPYKDFLHGEIRYSSLMNVFPEVADKLFDEAEKNAKERYETYKRLADMQY; this is encoded by the coding sequence ATGCAAAAAGTCACAAAAACAATGGACGGAAACCAAGCCGCAGCATACGCTTCCTATAATTTTACTGAAGTAGCTGCAATATATCCTATAACTCCTTCTACACCTATGGCCGAGGGGGTTGATGAATGGTCTGCTCACGGAAAGAAAAATATGTTTAATCAACCAGTTAAGGTCGCTGAAATGCAATCTGAAGCTGGTGCAGCTGGTGCAGTACATGGATCACTTCAAGCCGGTGCACTGACTACTACATATACAGCATCACAAGGATTGCTGCTTATGATACCAAATATGTATAAGATGGCTGGGGAACTTTTGCCTGCAGTGTTTCATGTAACTGCTCGTGCAATTGCAACTCACGCACTATCAATTTTCGGAGATCACCAAGATGTTATGGCAACTAGGCAAACTGGATTTGCTATGCTTGCATCAAGCAGTGTTCAAGAGGTAATGGATTTAGCCTGCATTGCCCATTTAAGTGCAATTAAAGGAAGAGTTCCATTTACTCATTTCTTTGATGGTTTTAGAACATCACACGAATACCAAAAAATTGAAGTTCCTGATTTTGGCGAAGTGACAAAACTAGTAGATAAAGCTGCATTAAAAGCCTTTAGAGATAGAGCCTTAAATCCAGAACATCCAGTTGCTAGAGGTACAGCTCAAAATCCTGATATATATTTCCAAGGAAGAGAAGCTCAAAATCCTTTCTTTAATGCAATTCCTGATATAGTAGAAGATTATATGAAGGAATTAAAAAACATCACTGGAAGAGAATATCACCCATTTGATTACCACGGAGATCCTGAAGCTGAAAGAATTATAATAGCTATAGGTTCTGTATGCGATACCATTAGTGAAGTTGTTGATTATTTAATGGAAAAAGGCGAAAAAGTAGGTATGATAAAAGTACATTTATACAGGCCATTCTGTGATAAATACTTCTTCAACGTTTTACCTAAGTCTGTTAAGAAAATAGCTGTGTTAGATAGAACAAAAGAACCTGGAGCACCTGCCGAACCGTTATACTTAGATGTAACTAAACTTTTCTATAATAAAGATAATAAACCAGTTATAGTTGGTGGAAGATATGGTTTAGCATCTAAAGATACAAGACCATCACAAATTATTTCTGTTTTCGGCAATTTGAATTCAGATAACCCAAAAGATAACTTTACTATAGGAATAGTTGATGATATAACTAATACTTCTTTAGCTGAAGGCGAAATAATTGATACTACACCACAAGGCACTATAAGCTGCAAATTCTGGGGATTAGGATCAGATGGTACAGTTGGAGCAAATAAGAGTGCTATTAAAATCATAGGTGATAATACAGATTTATATGCTCAAGCATATTTTTCTTATGATAGCAAAAAATCTGGTGGTACTACTGTATCACACTTAAGATTCGGAAAGAGTCCTATAAAATCCCCTTATTTAGTTTATAATGCAGATTATGTTGCATGTCATAATAAGTCCTTCATTTATAATTTTGATGTATTAAAGGGTTTAAAGAAAAATGGAATTTTTGTACTTAACTGTCCATGGGATAAAGATGAAATTGAAGATAAATTACCAGCACCATATAAGAGATATATAGCAAAAAATAATATTAAATTTTACACTATAGATGCAATTGCTATAGCTGGTGAAATAGGTCTTGGAAATAGAATAAATATGATAATGCAATCTGCATTCTTTAAACTAGCAAATGTTATTCCTGTAGAAGATGCAGTTAAATATTTAAAGGACTCAATTTCCCACTTGTACGGTAAAAAAGGTGATAAAATAGTTAAAATGAATCATGATGCTGTTGATAGAGGAATAGATTCATTAAACGAAATTACTATTCCTGAATCTTGGGCCAATGTTGAAGATAGTGATAAACCTATTAAAGACGAACCAGACTTTGTTAAAAATATTCAACGTCCTCTAGCAAGACATGAAGGTGATGAATTACCTACAAGTGCATTTGTAGGTATGGAAGATGGTACTTTCCCTCTTGGAACTACAGCCTATGAAAAACGTGGTATAGCTGTTAATGTGCCTGAATGGCAGACTGATAAGTGTATACAATGTGGCCAATGTGCATTTATATGTCCTCATGCAACTATTCGTCAATTCTTAGTTGATGAAAATGAAAAGGAAAATGCTCCAAAAGACTTCATTACAAAGAAAGCTGCCGGAAAAGGTCTAGAAAATTACGGATACAGAATACAAGTTGCTCCACTCGACTGTACAGGATGTGGCAACTGTGCCGATGTATGTCCAGCACCTGGTAAAGCACTTATAATGAAACCATCTGAGGAACAAATATTAGAGCAGGCTGAAAACTGGGAATACGCAATGAGACTTACTCCTAAGGAAGATTTAATTGATAGAAATACTCTAAAGGGTAGCCAATTAGTTAGACCTCTTCTAGAATTTAATGGTGCTTGTCCTGGATGTGGAGAAACTCCATATATAAGACTTTTAACACAGCTTTTCGGAGAAAGAATGATAATTGCAAATGCAACAGGATGTTCATCTATCTGGGGTGCAAGTTCTCCTTCCATTGCTTATACTACTAATGCTGAAGGAAGAGGTCCTGCATGGGCAAATTCATTATTTGAAGACAATGCTGAATTTGGATATGGTATTTTCCTTGGCGTTAAACAAATTAGAGAAAAACTTGCAGATTTGATGAATGAAGGTTTAGAATCACCAGACTTTAACGATGATGTTAAAGATGCATTCCGTGAATGGCTTAACAACTTTAACGATGGGGAAGGTTCAAAATCAGCTTCTGCCAGAGTTTTAGAAGTACTAGGCGGAGATGAAATGGGAAATGGGCTTACAAAAGAAATCTTAGAAAGAAAAGATTATCTTGTTAAGAAATCTCACTGGATAATTGGAGGCGACGGCTGGGCTTACGACATTGGTTATGGTGGAGTTGACCAAGTGCTTGCTATGGGTGATGATGTAAACATATTTGTAATGGATACAGAAATCTATTCTAACACTGGAGGTCAGGCTTCAAAATCAACTCAAACTGCTCAAGTTGCTAAATTTGCTGCTGCTGGTAAAAAGACTAGAAAGAAAGATTTAGGACTTATGGCTATGAGTTATGGTTATGTATATGTTGCTCAAATAGCTATGGGCGCTAACATGAATCATGCGCTTAAAGTAATCGCTGAAGCTGAAAAATATCCAGGACCATCAATTATTATCGCTTATGCGCCATGTATAAGCCATGGTATAAAAGTTGGTATGGGAAACAGTATAAAAGAAGAAAAGAAAGCTGTTGAATCTGGATATTGGCATCTATATAGATATAACCCATTACTAAAAGAAGAAGGTAAAAATCCTTTCTTACTAGAATCTAAAGAACCTTCTGCTCCATATAAAGACTTCTTACATGGAGAAATACGTTACTCATCATTAATGAACGTATTCCCAGAGGTAGCCGATAAATTATTTGATGAAGCAGAAAAGAATGCAAAAGAAAGATATGAAACTTATAAGCGCTTAGCAGATATGCAATATTAA